In a single window of the Rhopalosiphum padi isolate XX-2018 chromosome 1, ASM2088224v1, whole genome shotgun sequence genome:
- the LOC132917972 gene encoding uncharacterized protein LOC132917972 encodes MQRPAADDREYDDDVDDCDWPIDENVLRSLSEDVRPTPVVAARANSDDAVASDVRLCLVERVVPTAETMRRLRLRRLLLRRPPRWWPENGGGTAAVAESRRTQMKLMSVPSAYSANGEYYAPEAAYVSRTVEELSSEPWTTAAPPDNGYTYTAGTVHYDRETGACYLHGFADPQARVTVDCVLLTAVLPRHRATVKMYSTLRPPSADHPGPPVLVPHHFQVFSRAVLFR; translated from the coding sequence ATGCAGCGACCGGCGGCGGATGATCGAGAGTACGACGATGACGTCGACGACTGCGACTGGCCGATAGACGAGAACGTGTTGCGATCGCTGTCCGAAGACGTACGGCCAACGCCGGTGGTGGCCGCACGGGCGAACAGTGACGACGCAGTGGCCTCCGACGTCCGACTGTGTTTGGTCGAACGAGTGGTGCCGACGGCCGAGACGATGCGGCGGCTACGATTGCGACGGCTGCTTCTGCGCCGGCCACCGCGGTGGTGGCCGGAAAACGGCGGTGGTACAGCCGCGGTGGCCGAGTCCAGGCGGACACAAATGAAGCTGATGTCCGTGCCGTCGGCGTACTCGGCGAACGGCGAGTACTACGCGCCCGAAGCGGCGTACGTGTCGCGGACGGTGGAAGAACTGTCGTCGGAACCGTGGACGACAGCGGCACCGCCGGACAACGGGTACACGTACACCGCCGGCACGGTGCACTACGACCGCGAGACAGGCGCGTGCTATCTGCACGGATTCGCCGACCCGCAGGCCCGGGTAACCGTCGACTGCGTGCTGCTGACGGCCGTCCTGCCCCGGCACCGGGCCACCGTCAAGATGTACTCCACGCTCCGGCCACCGTCCGCCGACCACCCAGGCCCTCCCGTTCTGGTGCCGCACCATTTCCAAGTGTTCTCGCGCGCCGTCCTGTTCCGCTGA